A single Methylomonas sp. AM2-LC DNA region contains:
- a CDS encoding NifB/NifX family molybdenum-iron cluster-binding protein: MSQLADVNSVAELEVDDNKLIVAFASSDGEIVNQHFGSSQGFHVYGIDGSTAKPLAVKSFGKELRDGNEDKLKPKLAWLTGCDMVYCGSVGGSATNELIKLGAHPVIVKGGPDIEEIITELQQEITGTLSPLLERIFKQKTAKDNSRFEKMAEEEWDE, from the coding sequence ATGAGTCAACTGGCTGATGTTAATAGTGTTGCAGAGCTTGAAGTCGATGACAATAAACTGATAGTTGCTTTTGCAAGTTCGGATGGTGAAATTGTAAATCAACATTTCGGTTCGTCTCAGGGATTTCATGTCTATGGTATAGATGGCAGTACCGCTAAACCATTGGCGGTTAAGTCGTTTGGTAAAGAGCTACGTGACGGGAATGAAGATAAATTAAAACCTAAGCTTGCTTGGTTAACGGGGTGCGATATGGTTTATTGTGGATCTGTCGGCGGATCTGCGACAAATGAGTTGATCAAATTGGGCGCTCATCCTGTCATAGTTAAAGGTGGCCCCGATATTGAAGAAATCATTACCGAATTACAACAAGAAATTACCGGAACCCTGTCGCCACTGCTAGAACGCATTTTTAAACAAAAAACGGCTAAAGATAATAGCCGTTTTGAAAAGATGGCTGAAGAAGAATGGGATGAATAA
- a CDS encoding DnaJ domain-containing protein, with protein MDDRFADEEEWVIWNSAHGLVTTVAIARVEVGTGGRIAWLDEPFDMVGPFSYDALKTHGRIAFAACIIMSRQKWQDDQVELRRESLKIRRATEQRINEELELLYGGQGRHPVNRKPFKERQHRETLNLPIDGTLESSQIKAAFRRLAQKMHPDAGGSNEQFIRITEARNALLEYIS; from the coding sequence TTGGATGACAGGTTTGCGGATGAGGAAGAATGGGTCATCTGGAATAGCGCCCACGGCCTCGTCACCACGGTAGCGATTGCGCGGGTCGAAGTCGGCACCGGTGGTAGAATCGCATGGCTGGATGAACCCTTTGACATGGTGGGCCCCTTCAGCTATGACGCGCTTAAGACGCATGGTCGAATCGCCTTCGCCGCTTGTATCATCATGTCACGCCAAAAATGGCAAGACGACCAAGTGGAACTGCGACGAGAGTCCCTTAAAATACGCCGAGCTACAGAACAACGAATTAATGAGGAATTGGAGCTTCTTTACGGCGGCCAGGGCCGACATCCAGTAAACCGAAAGCCTTTCAAAGAACGGCAACATCGTGAGACGCTAAATTTGCCAATCGACGGGACGCTTGAGTCATCCCAGATCAAAGCCGCATTTCGACGGCTTGCCCAAAAGATGCACCCCGATGCCGGTGGCAGCAACGAACAGTTTATTCGCATTACGGAAGCGCGCAATGCGTTGCTTGAGTACATTTCATGA
- a CDS encoding DUF3999 family protein, translating into MIGKTTLFSFLMLLIWQYCVADIGNPRFSRPVLLPDTTSQTLLAIILDEPIYAASQTDFADLRLLDQDQQETPYLLKKIATSKTVTQRLSSVIDSQSLQKSGENGIVVTLSLDKNAAFANGLTINTQQRNFDYSLQIMGSSDGNAWHVLVDKATIYDYSRYMAVSNRDISLPDNQDQFLKIIVAEATQSRNSQMLELTRTLQAGEEQQRQEKQQLQVEPLHIEGIEAWHNQASTQAEAAQAFPYSLSNFTISQNSEQKTSVIEIDSKRQPLTGFKLDINTANFSRHAEVQIAQPGVQAPIQVIGTAQLQALHFQEINQLQTELTFPEQRQTHFRLVIHNQDNPALEISSISAIGHAYQLLFLPQAGKQYQLYYGAEKMTRPVYDTASIEELLERGYQTTSVSLGAETALIPSKQKLNMSSILESSWFLGGVIGLMVLVLMWSLFRIVKRLGNLPE; encoded by the coding sequence ATGATCGGCAAAACCACCCTGTTTAGTTTTCTAATGCTATTGATATGGCAGTATTGTGTTGCTGATATAGGCAACCCACGTTTTAGCCGCCCGGTTTTACTGCCGGACACTACTAGCCAGACATTATTAGCTATTATTTTGGATGAGCCCATTTATGCTGCCAGCCAAACCGATTTTGCTGATTTACGCCTGCTGGACCAGGATCAACAAGAAACACCGTATCTATTGAAAAAGATAGCCACCAGCAAAACAGTCACTCAGCGATTAAGCAGCGTTATCGATAGCCAATCGTTACAAAAAAGTGGTGAGAACGGCATTGTTGTCACGCTGAGTTTAGATAAAAACGCTGCCTTTGCCAATGGTTTAACTATTAACACTCAGCAACGCAATTTCGACTATAGCCTACAAATCATGGGTTCTAGCGATGGTAATGCTTGGCATGTTTTGGTCGATAAGGCCACGATTTATGATTATTCTCGTTATATGGCAGTCAGTAATCGTGATATTAGCCTGCCCGATAATCAGGACCAATTTTTAAAAATTATTGTTGCCGAAGCTACGCAAAGCCGAAACAGCCAAATGCTGGAACTAACCCGTACCTTACAAGCGGGAGAAGAACAACAGCGTCAGGAAAAACAGCAATTACAGGTTGAACCGCTGCATATTGAGGGTATTGAGGCTTGGCATAATCAGGCCAGTACGCAAGCAGAAGCGGCACAAGCGTTCCCTTATTCGCTGAGCAACTTTACCATTAGCCAGAATAGCGAACAGAAAACTAGCGTGATCGAGATAGACAGCAAACGCCAACCTTTAACGGGTTTTAAGCTGGATATCAATACCGCTAATTTTAGTCGGCATGCAGAAGTACAAATAGCGCAGCCGGGGGTGCAAGCACCCATACAAGTGATAGGCACAGCACAATTGCAGGCTTTGCATTTTCAAGAGATTAATCAGCTGCAAACAGAACTGACTTTTCCAGAACAACGCCAGACCCATTTTCGATTGGTTATCCATAATCAAGATAATCCGGCTTTGGAGATAAGCAGCATTAGTGCTATTGGCCATGCTTATCAATTGCTATTTCTGCCTCAAGCGGGCAAGCAATACCAACTATATTACGGTGCAGAAAAAATGACCCGACCTGTTTACGATACAGCCTCAATTGAAGAGCTGTTGGAGCGTGGCTATCAAACAACTAGCGTTAGCTTAGGGGCTGAAACTGCGCTGATACCAAGCAAACAAAAACTAAATATGAGTAGTATTTTAGAAAGTAGCTGGTTTTTAGGTGGCGTGATCGGCTTAATGGTACTGGTATTGATGTGGAGTTTATTTCGTATAGTTAAACGGCTGGGAAATTTGCCTGAATAG